The following are from one region of the Nostoc cf. commune SO-36 genome:
- a CDS encoding DUF3685 domain-containing protein encodes MSDRPLKLLLIDQDPIFRLGLRVALEAIPNLEAIAAVETDTAALQILAEIAQEDPNQLNLVVLEFGNGRSITSQQLGLQFCRQLRALYPNLPILLLSSVQEQGLLLAAKSVGINGYCPKGTPLPELVVAIQEVADGGSYWFQNTEAIITPNSTDAINRVSPYSSVPFSKLRNNLRLSGIANIDVTLTAVTAQLKVPGLPVLDRAILAGQRRELLAARWLLNRLLVSSQEKQDEHTPIADELPLTSSLSSAIRQRPTVSPLLSPGTLQSALFADCVTKLQFSLRNVTDIPLEIDIFREDKKRELLYIILQKLAEQLDELRASQIEANQLYEVKNTLIRDLWQAGITEFFGKFNRIQIGNKNIEIVNLLLQNAEVVQRDILNKIPLVCELYSYLIFQTQLNIDNTSYPVVSAESKFQALMIVENLLIQVANGVVQPLLNYLADVEAIKQNFYGQQLISTREIERFRNDLSWKYRLNNYINEPKAVFESRYELFVIAPRGIANTLVYAPRNQELVKLSNIPLIVTLILEFSDAIAPRLKSLLAVVGSGIVFILTQIIGKGLGLIGRGILQGIGSASLIEKNFRRNSDRFK; translated from the coding sequence ATGAGCGATCGCCCTCTAAAATTATTGTTAATCGACCAAGACCCGATTTTTCGTCTGGGATTACGGGTAGCTTTGGAAGCAATTCCTAATCTGGAAGCGATCGCAGCAGTAGAAACTGACACTGCTGCCTTGCAAATTTTAGCAGAAATTGCCCAAGAAGACCCTAATCAGTTAAATTTGGTGGTTTTGGAATTTGGTAATGGTCGCTCCATCACCAGTCAACAGCTAGGTTTACAATTCTGTCGGCAACTCAGAGCCTTATATCCAAACCTGCCGATTTTGCTCCTCAGTTCTGTGCAAGAACAAGGATTACTATTAGCTGCCAAATCTGTTGGTATTAATGGCTACTGCCCCAAGGGTACACCACTTCCTGAGTTAGTCGTCGCCATACAAGAAGTTGCCGATGGTGGTTCCTATTGGTTCCAGAACACAGAAGCAATAATCACTCCTAACAGTACAGACGCAATTAATCGCGTCTCTCCCTATTCCTCAGTCCCTTTTTCTAAACTACGAAATAATTTACGTTTGTCAGGAATTGCTAACATTGACGTTACCTTAACCGCAGTAACAGCACAATTAAAAGTCCCCGGACTACCAGTACTAGATCGAGCAATTTTAGCTGGACAAAGGCGAGAACTGCTAGCGGCTCGTTGGTTGCTAAATCGGTTGCTAGTTTCATCACAAGAAAAGCAAGACGAACATACCCCCATTGCTGATGAGTTGCCTCTGACTTCTTCATTAAGTAGTGCCATTCGACAAAGACCAACTGTGTCACCTTTGCTTAGTCCAGGAACACTACAATCTGCCTTGTTTGCAGATTGTGTTACTAAACTTCAATTTTCTTTACGAAATGTCACAGATATACCTTTAGAAATTGATATATTTCGTGAGGATAAAAAACGGGAATTACTTTATATTATTCTGCAAAAATTGGCTGAACAGTTAGATGAACTGCGTGCTTCTCAAATAGAGGCAAATCAATTATATGAAGTAAAAAATACTTTAATACGCGACTTATGGCAAGCAGGAATTACAGAGTTTTTTGGAAAATTTAATCGAATACAAATAGGAAATAAGAATATAGAAATTGTTAATCTGTTACTGCAAAATGCAGAAGTTGTGCAAAGAGATATTCTCAATAAAATACCGCTAGTTTGTGAGCTGTATTCTTATCTAATATTTCAAACACAATTAAATATTGATAATACTTCATATCCAGTAGTGAGTGCTGAATCGAAGTTTCAAGCATTAATGATTGTCGAGAACTTGTTGATTCAGGTAGCGAATGGGGTAGTGCAACCACTGCTCAATTATTTAGCAGATGTAGAAGCGATTAAACAAAATTTTTATGGACAACAATTAATTTCCACAAGAGAAATTGAAAGATTTAGAAATGATTTATCGTGGAAATATCGGTTAAATAATTATATAAATGAGCCAAAAGCAGTTTTTGAAAGTCGGTATGAGCTATTTGTAATTGCGCCTCGTGGCATTGCCAATACTTTAGTTTATGCCCCTCGAAACCAGGAATTAGTCAAACTTTCCAATATTCCTTTAATAGTGACATTAATCTTAGAATTTAGTGATGCGATCGCACCACGTTTAAAATCATTATTAGCTGTTGTAGGTAGTGGTATAGTCTTCATTCTTACCCAAATAATTGGTAAAGGTTTAGGTTTAATCGGTCGTGGTATTCTTCAAGGGATTGGTAGTGCTTCGTTAATAGAAAAGAATTTTAGACGAAATAGCGATCGATTCAAGTGA
- a CDS encoding pentapeptide repeat-containing protein — translation MNLSIRHWLAERYIAINQIKEFSAGQLAGIAYRIVQDMEVKSLIPFDICTLVEVLELPLGIVWEEISVISELTENLLRSLSQKKPLKRNEGTWLAFQIAYLQALQAILEQEGRLQKPWLDRASIPIQPHILKEEVGKLTLQDPQLQGLLKTLSPGKLTDTQAEQALSLVADSLLVQQINNAAIAWFVANGAEEPEAKLLTQRLLNSLPGYLLVVVTENAAPLAQLQKFFRLGISLSPSLSAPEVGSTVGEKIDLHREHYRASLIQNLSLPLLMESFALKDIYVPQKGLPMEETISQLDKKTLKPVDLKTWAQQQLTDLETIAVIESEPGYGKTSFCQLWAAQIAQEFYPTWMPILIRLRDVKYGKTLIETLNSAFPVNLATWLEQENLPCLLLLDGLDELPRSHQGTRAQAIFIQQLLNFQSQQRHKIVLTSRSTTLPEIAPELPLLLKRINIQPLDVDEFKQWFQQWAKVQSLAIAQNLFTLLKQAGLFASHSKLKELSVLVRQPLMLHLLGILHRDGLLDDELLQLATNTQNSSLLWEIHYRLSRWLLGYPLIGGIKTMLLRSGSAHIHRSPEAIANLLAGHHPQDLLEQMQAIALKILHSQRHQINLVGEFNTLPGFYFKIRDLESSSKSAAKSSLIEFSYIKLGEFLCADAIAAQLKILTQYQDEAYGTSAFLLDSPSSVAQHIYNLLGYGILSQELEELAIAGLRRQQKHKFSFEVLFQRLLSFWRAYCQGRWLDEGIAHNALTHFHALQNPVNVEQVNAAVGLNVFLLLCACYRETKVPFCPCGNPANLTEFNPEALSMLIAKTTVLHKNAFATRIKSLAGLNLSGTSLSQVVLTGVNLEQTNLSNAELTGANLAGANLQQVNLADANLAGANLAGANLQQANFTGANLQQANLMGINLNSVNFTNACLFDAILVEADKKLANDNGGLFSKESFQKLKHLRSQQPFLNTVIITPNIDVNGNKTPAIGLIESCEGGNLQIDLYDDESDDETVFGNNSIVE, via the coding sequence ATGAACTTGAGTATTCGGCACTGGTTGGCAGAACGCTATATTGCAATCAATCAAATCAAAGAATTTTCGGCGGGGCAATTGGCAGGTATTGCCTACCGGATTGTTCAGGATATGGAAGTCAAAAGCCTCATACCTTTTGATATCTGTACCTTAGTAGAGGTTTTAGAACTGCCTTTAGGCATTGTTTGGGAAGAAATCAGTGTGATTTCAGAGTTGACAGAAAACCTATTGCGTAGCCTCAGCCAAAAAAAACCATTAAAACGCAACGAAGGTACATGGCTAGCGTTTCAAATTGCCTATCTCCAAGCTTTGCAAGCAATTCTAGAGCAGGAAGGAAGGCTGCAAAAACCGTGGTTAGATCGGGCAAGTATACCCATTCAACCACACATACTTAAAGAGGAAGTGGGTAAACTCACTCTCCAAGATCCGCAACTGCAAGGATTGCTGAAAACTCTCAGTCCAGGTAAATTGACTGACACTCAAGCTGAACAAGCACTATCTTTGGTTGCAGATTCTTTACTGGTACAACAAATCAATAACGCTGCGATCGCTTGGTTTGTTGCCAATGGTGCAGAGGAACCTGAAGCTAAACTCTTAACACAGCGTTTGCTTAACTCGCTTCCTGGCTACTTACTGGTAGTCGTTACCGAGAATGCTGCACCTCTAGCCCAACTGCAAAAATTCTTCCGTTTGGGGATTTCATTATCTCCCAGTTTGAGCGCCCCCGAAGTTGGTTCTACAGTCGGTGAGAAAATTGATTTGCACCGTGAACATTATCGTGCAAGTTTGATTCAAAATCTTAGTCTGCCTTTGCTGATGGAATCCTTTGCCCTTAAGGATATCTATGTGCCACAAAAAGGCTTACCAATGGAGGAAACTATTTCTCAGCTTGATAAAAAAACTCTTAAACCAGTTGATTTAAAGACATGGGCGCAGCAACAGCTAACTGATTTAGAAACGATCGCTGTGATTGAGTCGGAACCTGGTTATGGAAAAACTAGTTTTTGCCAACTTTGGGCAGCACAGATAGCACAAGAATTCTACCCTACTTGGATGCCTATATTAATTAGGCTGCGAGATGTAAAATACGGTAAAACTTTAATCGAAACCCTAAATTCTGCCTTTCCTGTTAATCTTGCAACTTGGTTAGAGCAAGAAAATCTCCCTTGTCTATTGCTGCTAGATGGTTTAGATGAACTACCCCGTTCTCATCAGGGTACAAGGGCACAAGCAATTTTTATTCAGCAGTTGCTCAACTTTCAATCTCAGCAGCGACACAAAATTGTATTGACAAGTCGCTCAACGACATTACCAGAAATCGCCCCAGAACTACCGCTATTGTTGAAACGAATTAATATTCAGCCGTTAGATGTAGACGAATTCAAACAATGGTTTCAGCAATGGGCAAAAGTGCAATCGTTGGCGATCGCTCAAAATTTATTTACATTGTTAAAACAGGCAGGGTTATTTGCCAGCCACTCAAAGTTAAAAGAATTATCTGTCCTTGTCCGTCAACCCCTAATGCTGCATTTATTGGGCATTTTGCACCGCGACGGATTGCTGGATGATGAACTATTGCAGTTAGCTACTAATACCCAAAATTCCTCTCTGTTATGGGAAATTCACTATCGCCTGAGTCGATGGTTATTGGGCTATCCGCTAATTGGTGGAATCAAGACGATGCTACTGCGTTCAGGATCGGCTCATATCCACCGAAGTCCAGAAGCGATCGCTAATTTACTTGCTGGGCATCATCCCCAAGATTTACTTGAGCAGATGCAAGCGATCGCTCTCAAAATTTTACACTCACAACGTCATCAAATTAATTTGGTTGGCGAATTTAATACTCTACCAGGGTTTTACTTTAAAATTCGGGATTTAGAAAGCTCAAGCAAAAGCGCTGCAAAAAGTAGTTTAATTGAGTTTTCCTATATCAAATTAGGAGAATTTCTTTGTGCAGATGCTATTGCTGCCCAACTTAAAATTCTGACTCAGTACCAAGATGAGGCTTACGGCACTTCCGCTTTTTTGCTTGATTCTCCCAGTAGCGTAGCCCAACATATTTATAATTTACTAGGTTACGGGATACTGAGCCAAGAACTTGAAGAACTGGCAATTGCAGGATTACGCCGCCAGCAAAAGCACAAATTTTCCTTTGAAGTTTTATTTCAACGTCTTTTGTCTTTCTGGCGTGCTTACTGTCAAGGACGTTGGTTAGATGAAGGGATAGCACACAACGCTTTAACTCATTTTCATGCACTGCAAAACCCAGTGAATGTTGAACAGGTGAATGCTGCGGTGGGATTGAATGTGTTTTTATTGCTTTGTGCTTGCTATAGAGAAACAAAAGTTCCTTTTTGTCCTTGTGGGAATCCAGCGAATTTAACAGAATTCAATCCAGAGGCGCTGAGTATGCTAATTGCTAAGACAACGGTTTTGCATAAAAATGCCTTCGCAACCCGAATTAAATCTTTGGCTGGACTCAATTTATCGGGAACATCTTTATCGCAAGTGGTGTTAACTGGGGTAAATCTTGAGCAAACAAACTTATCCAATGCGGAGTTAACAGGGGCGAATTTAGCTGGAGCCAATTTACAACAGGTGAACCTCGCAGATGCAAACCTCGCAGGCGCAAATCTCGCAGGTGCAAACCTTCAACAGGCAAACTTTACAGGCGCAAACCTCCAACAGGCAAACCTTATGGGGATAAATCTAAACTCTGTCAATTTTACCAACGCCTGTTTATTTGATGCCATCCTGGTTGAGGCTGACAAAAAATTAGCCAACGATAATGGTGGCTTGTTCTCCAAAGAGTCGTTTCAAAAGCTGAAACATTTGCGCTCGCAACAGCCCTTTTTAAACACCGTAATAATCACACCAAATATAGATGTTAATGGAAACAAGACCCCTGCGATCGGACTAATTGAAAGCTGCGAAGGCGGAAATTTACAAATAGATTTATATGATGATGAGTCCGATGATGAAACAGTTTTTGGCAATAATTCTATTGTGGAATAG
- a CDS encoding diacylglycerol/polyprenol kinase family protein, with the protein MTNDFIGLAISYVYATSLLVIGEGLRRLFGVKPDLTRKVIHIGAGMWVFGVLLLFKHWEIGIIPFATFIGLNYLFYRYRVVGAMDTQDSSPGTVYFAISVTLLFGLLWRPNGPVDSVAIAVAGIMAMTWGDALAALIGRRFGQHKYQVGNSVRSWEGSAAMFVASTVVIFLVLLLLPGSSLSPLGTPLNLESALLTAVVTATFATLAEAVSPHGTDNLSVPLVAAGVVWVLMQGF; encoded by the coding sequence ATGACAAATGATTTTATAGGGCTAGCAATTTCTTATGTTTACGCAACTAGTTTGCTTGTCATAGGCGAGGGGCTGCGTAGGCTGTTTGGTGTAAAGCCAGATTTGACCCGCAAAGTAATTCATATTGGTGCAGGGATGTGGGTTTTTGGTGTCCTGCTGCTGTTTAAACACTGGGAAATCGGAATTATACCTTTTGCGACCTTTATCGGGCTTAACTACTTGTTTTACCGCTACCGAGTTGTTGGCGCAATGGATACCCAGGATAGCTCACCTGGAACAGTTTATTTCGCTATCTCAGTGACGCTGCTTTTTGGGCTACTGTGGCGACCAAATGGGCCAGTAGATAGCGTTGCGATCGCAGTAGCTGGGATAATGGCAATGACTTGGGGTGATGCACTAGCAGCATTAATCGGTAGGCGCTTTGGGCAGCATAAATACCAAGTGGGAAACTCTGTGCGTTCTTGGGAAGGTTCGGCTGCAATGTTTGTGGCGAGTACAGTGGTGATTTTCTTGGTGCTGTTGCTGCTACCTGGTTCATCCCTAAGTCCCCTAGGAACACCCTTAAATTTAGAGTCGGCATTGTTGACGGCGGTAGTAACTGCTACTTTCGCCACCTTAGCAGAGGCAGTCTCACCCCACGGTACAGATAACCTCAGCGTGCCTTTAGTAGCGGCAGGAGTGGTATGGGTTTTGATGCAGGGCTTTTAA